The Xenorhabdus poinarii G6 nucleotide sequence CTGGATAATGATAAATGCCCCGCTCATTGCGGGAATGCTGCTAGCGGCGGTAACCGCATTTACGCGTGAAAAGCGAGATGGTGCGGGCTGGATGGCGTCATTGGCTGAAGCGGCGATTTGTTCGTTTATCAGTATCGGGATTATTACCGCGCTGGAATATGCGAATCTGCCGCTCAGTCTGGCGCAGTTTTTTGGTGTGTTCATCGGATTTTTAGGCACCAAAAAAATTGGGGCGATTATCGAATCTGTATTCATTTTTCTCAAAAATAAATTTGGGGTGAACCGATGAGCAGGGGCATTCGTAATCACAATCCAGGCAATATTCGCCACGGGGATAAATGGCAGGGGCTGCGTGCGCACCAGACAGACGATGATTTTTGTCAATTTACGGCGCCGGCGTGGGGCATACGGGCCATGCTGAAAATTCTGCGTAATTATGAACGCAAATACGACCTGAACACTATTCGCCAACTCATTTCCCGTTGGGCACCGCCCAATGAGAATGACACTGAAAACTACATTAATCGTGTGAGCGGCATGACAGGCATTGCCAGTGATGCAGTGATAGATATCAACCATCAGGAAACGATGACTGCATTAGTCAAGGCCATGATACGAATGGAAAACGGTCAACAGCCGTATTCTGATGATGTTTTCACGCGGGCATTTGAGTTGCTATGAAACTGAAATTACTGTCGGCGATTGCTGGTGTAGGGCTGGTAGGAATAATCATTCATACCATCAACTCAGTGTATGCAGAGAATGGGCGGCTAAATCAGCAAAACGCCTCACTGAAACAGCAAAACCAACGCCAGCAACTCATCACCGATAACGCCTATCAATCCATCAGGTTATTCAATGATATCTCACGAATTAATAGCGAAAACCGGAACCGGTCAGCCGTGGATTCTGAGCAAACTAAAACGGCCATCAAAACCGTGGTTGCCAATCATGATTGCGCCAATCGCATTGTGCCTGATGGGGTTGCTATCCGGTTGCAGCAGCACGCGAACCGAATACGTTCCAGTGCCACCGATACCCATTCCGGCACATTTGCTCGCTGACTGTCTACCGCCCGTGATACCCGATGCCATGACATGGCGTGACAGTTTGTTGCTGAATGAACAGTTATTGACGGTGATTGAGCAGTGCAATCTGGATAAACAGGCAATACGGGCAATAGACAAAAACAGACTGCAACCTCAGGAATGATACTGAGGTAGGTAAAATTCTAACAAGGGGCGGAGTACTCCGCCCACCTTACTCGCAGAATGCTCCGCTCCCTCCGGCTGCGAAGCACTGAGTTATACAATCTTTCCATTCGGGGCTACCTGGAGGATATAACCGAGAGCAGAACCAAGCATAAGTCTGCATCGAAGCTAAAAGAGTCGAGCCTGCTACTAGGCAAAGAAGAAGATATTTTTTCATTTTACTCACCATATATCACTGATTACATCAACGAACGATAGACTTAATAACTCTATCTCCACTCAACAACAAGCGAATAATTATTAACAATTAATTGACATTTGAAACTAAACAGAATATTTCTTTACCCATTCCCCTGAGTGGTTAAAGCAATAACCCATGCCATCACTCCGTTCCTACCGTGTACCCAACGCACACGGGCTGGTGGCATTTTTTATATCTGAATTTCACTGTGCACCACATGCACACATTTTTAATCGTCGAACCGTTATTTAGGAATGAGCCTTTGAGGTGGTCAGTCATAGCTGATACTGCTTCGACGGGCTGATCTCCTATGTGGCAAGGGTTCATTACTAAGTAAGGTAAGTATCGTGAAAGAACTATCGGTTTTTAATACTCCTGTTCGGGTTGGTGATGATGGCTATATCTCAATCACTGATATTTGGAAAGCAGCGAAAGCAGCAGGAATGAAAGTAGATAACCTGCGCCCTGTCGATTTCCTTAGAAGCTCAGTAACAGTCGTTTATCAATGAGTTAGTAAAAGGTGGAAATTCTACACCTTTTATAGTCTCGAAAGGTCGTAATGGTGGAACGTTTGCAACTAAGTTTCTGGCATATGAGTATGCCGGGTATATCGACCCAGCATTCAAGGTCGGTGTGTATAGCGTTCTGGATAAATATTTCTCTGGTGAATTAGTTTCAATAGCGAGTTACATGGCAGAGGCCAACATGGCTGCATACACCTATAGCCAAGAAGCGGCCATTGTCAGCGATTGCGCTCGTACATTGAACTATTGGGGGCGAGGTGGCCGTAAGTCACATTTGCTCAATAATAAGCAACTGGCCGAAAACAGATTACAAATTGCCATGCAATATAAATAACAGACCGGATTTGAAATCTGAGTTGAGGATTGTATTTGAAGTCCACCCATTCAACACGATAACTTATTGATATTATAGTATTTAAATTTATAGGGAAAGGGACATGGCACTCACTGATAAACAAGAAATGTTTTGTCGCGAGTACCTCGTTGATTTGAATGCCACACAAGCGGCCATTCGTGCGGGGTACAGCGAAAGCACAGCCGCAGCACAAGCCAGTCGTCTGTTAATAAATGTTAACATTCAATCACGCTTAGCAGAATTGAAATCGGAACGCAATGAAACAGTCGGCATCAACGCCGCTTACGTATTAAAGCGACTGGTTGAGATTGACCAAATGGACGTACTCGACATTCTCACTGATGGCGGGGAACTGAAAGCAGTCAGGGACTGGCCTAAAGTCTGGCGGACGACGCTATCCGGTATGGAAGTGCTTGAGGTCGGCTCACAAGATACGGCTGGCTTACTCAAGAAGATCAAATGGCCGGATAAAGTGAAAAACCTAGAGCTGTTAGGCAAGCATATCAGCGTTCAGGCATTCCGTGATCAGGTCAAGAATGAACATGATGCTGTCGGTAAGCTATCCGATATGATGGACGAACTTTCTAAGGGATAACCATGAAGCCAGAACATTTAGCGTTACTGCGCGATAAACTCTGGCGGCTGAATCATCTCTACTGGATAACGAACAAAGAAGGTCACCCCGTCAGATTCAAGATGACGCCAGAGCAGCTTGAATACTTTGAAGGCATTCACACCCGCAACATTATCCTGAAAGCCCGACAGCTTGGTTTTACAACCGAGGTTTGCATTATTCAGTTGGATGCCGCCCTATTTGAGTCAGCTAAGTGCGCCCTAATCGCTCACACCCTGAATGACGCAAAGCGACTATTCCGAGAGAAGGTGAAATATGCCTATGACAGACTACCGGATGAGATTAAGGCCGCTAACCCTGCCAGTAATGATTCAGCGGGTGAGTTAGTCTTTCGCAAGGGGGGATCGCTGTACGTATCAACCTCTTTCCGTGGCGGCACATTGCGTTATTTGCATGTCTCAGAGTTCGGGAAGATCTGCGCCAAGTTCCCCCATAAAGCCAGGGAGATTGTCACGGGTGCTTTTGAAGCGGTATCAACAGACTGCTTCACCACGATCGAGAGTACGGCAGAGGGACGGGCAGGTTACTTCTTTGATTATTGCCAGATTGCTGAGAAAGCCCAAATACAAGGTAAGTCATTATCCAATCTTGACTGGAAGTTCTTCTTTTTCTCTTGGTGGAAGAATCCGCAATATGCCATCGATCCCGTTGAATCCATACCACAACGGCTGGTGGACTACTTTGCTGAGTTATCAGGCAAACACGGTATTGCATTAAACGAACGCCAAAAGGCATGGTATCTCGCCAAAGAAAAGACTCTCGGCGATGACATGAAGCGGGAATACCCGTCAATTCCCACCGAAGCATTTCAGCAATCAGTTGAAGGCGCTTACTACGCCAAGCAGTTCCGTTATCTGTACGAAAATAAACGTATTGGTGAAATCCCTGATAACTCACACCTACCGGTACATACGTTCTGGGATATCGGCGTGGGTGATTCTACGGCTATTTGGTTCGTGCGTGAGGTGGGTGACGAGTTTCACGTTATCGACTACTACGAAAACTCAGGCGAAGGACTTCGACACTATATGAAGGTGCTGAAAGACAAGGGTTACACCTACGGTGAACACTGGGGGCCACATGATATCGATAACCGGGAGTTCGGCGCGGATGCAAAATCCCGCCGGGAACTGGCGCGAGAAGGGTATGAAATCGACGGTCAGCGTTATTCGCTTATCTTCAGGGTCGTGCCGAAAGTGGCGGTGGATACGGGTATTGAATCCGTGCGTGAAATACTGCCTAAGTGTGTCTTTGATGAGGAGAAATGCGGTGAAGGCATCTCTCACCTAGAAAGCTATCGCAAAGAGTGGGATGACAAACGCGGTTGCTGGAAAGATAAGCCCTTACATGATTTCACGTCACATGGCGCTGATGGTTTCCGTTATTTTGCGGTGGCTAAGAATAATCGTAAGTCAGTCGGTACATTTTTCTTTTAAGGAGAGCCTTTCGTGAGTGAAAGCAAACCAGAATTGCTCGTTAATAGTCTGGCGGACACTATCGCCCAGCGGATGCTCTATGCGGCTGGTGGCATTAGCGGCAATACAAAACGAACCAATATTTATTCTGAGTTCGGTTATCCCACCCGCTTAACCTTCCGTGAGTATTACAACGCCTATGAACGCAATGCGGTGGCACACGCCGCTGTACATCGCTTACTGGATGGATGCTGGCAAGATAACCCCACTATCATTGATGGTGAGGAAAAGAAAGAATCAGACGTGACCAGTGCATGGGAAACAAAAGTTACGAAGCTGCTCAAGCCGTTCTGGTCGAAAATCAAAGACGCTGATCGACGCAATATGATTGGTCATTACTCGGCACTACTGATTCAGATTCGGGATAGCAGGACATGGAGTGAACCAGTTGATATTACCGTGGTATCGCGACTGAAAGAAGAGGCTTTGGTAAACCTGATCCCCGTCTGGGAGTCGCAACTCACTGTGGCGGAATGGGACACAGACATTAATTCAGAAACCTACGGGCAACCAAAGATGTTCAATTTTGATGAACGTCCGGTCGGTCAGGTGGAGATACAAGGTCCAGCAAAACAGCTTGCTATCCATCCATCACGAGTGATCACCTTATGCGAAGGTGCAGAAAGTGGCGATATTTTCTCCGGCACGCCTCTTCTTAGGGCTGGCTATAACAAATTATTGGATATTGAGAAAGTCAGCGGTGGCAGTTCCGAAGGTTTTCTGAAAAACGCCTCGCGCCAGATTGGGGTGGAGTTTGATAAAGAAACGGATTTACACAATATCACCACCGCAGCAATTAAGGCGGGTTACAAAGATCTTGGTGCGGCACTGGAAGACAAAATCAGCAAGCTCAACCGTGGGACGGATTCCGCTGCTGTCATGCAGGCAGGTAAATTAAATGTGCTGTCTGTGGCACCGGGTGATCCTACCCCCACATGGGAAGTGACCACCCGTGAATTTTGCGCCTCTGTCCAAGTCCCATTCACTATTCTGTTTGGCACACAAACTGGGAAGTTAGCCGGTGACAAAGACGATGCCACATGGAAAGTGCGCCTGAATGGGCGGCGCTGGGGCTTTTTGACGCAGTATGTGACACAGTTGATAACGAGGTTATGGGAAATCGGCATTATCGCCCCACCGTCCTCCGGTGAAGTCACCATTGCATGGTCTGACATGTTGGCCGCCAGTGAGCAAGAGAAGATCGACAATATGATTAAAATGGCTGAGGCGGCACTTAAGACTCAGCAGGCTTTCGGGACACCAATATTCACCCCTAATGAAATTCGCACTGTAGGCGAACTGGAACCACTGGAAGACGAGCCAGAACCGCAGGGGGCAGCCGGAGATCCGTTAACTGATGACCCAGACCAAAATCGGAACCCCGATAATACCAAGGAATAAACGCGACCCAACGCAATCATACCGACCCGTTAACAAGATGTTTCGTGATATTGAGAACCGATATCAGGGCATCAAGGCAGCTTTACGGAAATTGTTCGACCAGAGATTAATGGGCAGAACGATAGAAGGGAATGCTCAGAGAGCGCTTGTACTGCATGGCGACACCCTTTATCAGGTGAATACGGGGACGTTTGTCTATGACATGACAGCCCAGCAACTGGCTGACTTGCTGGAAATCGTACAAGTCATTCTGGATGATTATTTGTTGGCTGGTGGGAAAGATCAGTTATGGGCGTTTAGTTATGTAGCGGATGAATATCAGCGAGGGACATTAAACGCCTATACCAATTTATCCGCGCAGTCAGAAATCTACGCACAGCAAACTACATTGTCTTTCCTGTTATCGACGCCAGCCTATCAAAATCAGGTAGCGTCTGCGTTTATATCAACCTATAGCGACTGGACAGGTATTTCTGATGCGGCAAGAGCCGATCTTTCTCATGTGATAGCTGAGGCCATTGCTCGCGGCGTTAATCCGAGAGAAACCGCCGCTATCATCAGTAAACGCTTAGATGTGTCAATGGGGATCGCCAAGAACATTGCTCAGACTGAACAGGTTGGCGCATTGCGCAAGGCTCAGTGGAATGAGACTAAGTGGACTAACGAGCGACTGGGATTGAATACTGCCCTGCTCTGGCTGTCAGCGCTCAAGCCGACAACCCGACAAGGGCACGCAGCAAGACACGGGCAAATCTACACCATAGAAGAATGTGAGGAATTCTATTCCAAAAACGGTAATCGCTATCACTGTTACTGTGCGCAACAACCTGTGGTGCTGGATGATAATGGGAAGCTGTATAACACGGGATTAACTGAACGCCTGACAGAAGAGCGTCAGGCGTGGCAGGAACCCCATTTATCTGAGTAACAATTCAAAGAGGTCATAGCATGAAGCTATCCGGCATTCATGTTAAATCACTGGCCCTAAACTCCTCCAATATCTCAGCAGAAACCATTGACGGCGATGTGCATATCGTCATTCGTGGCGTTGTGCCTGTGGTTGATGATGTTGTGATGAACGGAGGGCTGTATCCGGCTGGTGAAATTAACAAAAGCTATAAATCCATAGAAGGCAAACAGATGCCTTTGGGACATCCCAGCATTGACGGTCAGTATGTCTCTGCTGATGTTCCCCGTGCCGTTAATCAGTTTCATGTTGGCGCATGGGCTGAGAATGTCCGCAAGGACGGCGATCGGGTTGTCATGGACATGAAGATCAACCGCCGCTATGCAGAGTCTACAGAGAAAGGTAAGGCTTTGTTGCAACGTCTTGATGACATGATGACGAACAACAACGCGGAACCTATCCATGTTTCTACAGGGTTATTGCTACAGCGGGAGCAAAACAGCGGTAAATCAAAAGGGAAAAAGTACAGTTGGGTAGCCCGTAATATGCAGTTCGACCATGTGGCTATTCTTCCTCCTGATGAACCGGGCGCTGCGACACCCGATGATGGTGTGGGCATTTTTGTTAATTCTGACGGTGAAAAATTAGAGGTTGAAACGGTCAATCTCTCTGATGCGTCAAATTGCACAAAAGAAGGGGTGATCGATAAGGCGAAGTTCTTCTTCACCAATGCGTCCAACTTCTCATTTGATGACATTTACTCCGCGCTCAGGGATAAGCTCAGGGCTACTTATCCAGACGATGACTATCCCTATGCTGAAAGCGTTTGGCCGGACAAATTCATCTATTACCACGCTGGTAAAACCTACCGACAAAAATATCTCATGAACGATGACGGCACCGCCGAACTCGTTGGAGAGCCTGTTGAAGTTGTGCGCAAGCCAACTGAATACGAAGAAATCAAAACCAATAAGGAACACGATCCGATGAAAGACATGATTGTTAACGCCCTGAAAGTCGCAGGCAAGGAAACAGAGGGTAAATCTGACACTGAACTGTTTGCTGCCTATAACGCCCTCAAGGAGGAAGAGAAAAAGAATCAGGAAGACCAAAACAAGGGTAAGAAAGAAGAGGAAGAAAAGGCGAAACAGAGCGCCAGTAACTCTGCTGAGGCACCAGCTTGGTTCAAGGCGTTCGCCGATAAGCTGACTGCGATTGAATCTGGTTTGACTGCGAACGCCGACAAAGAAAAGGCCGACAAGCGCGCTGCGGTGAAAGCCAAGTTCTGGCTGGATGATACCGCCGTTAATGCACTGGATGGCGCGGCACTCGATGGGTTCTATGCGCAATGCCACACCTCAACCGGACTCAATTCATCATTCACAAACAACAATTCTGAATCATTCACATCTATGCCGGAGTAAATAACATGGCGAAAAATGGAAAGCGCGTTATTCATGCAGGGGGTTTGTTCCCCAACCCAATGCTGAACCGAGAAGGTGCTGCGGCAGTTGATACCCTGCCCGGCACCATTGGTTATTTTGAGGCAGGCAAATTCAAAGCCTCAGTCGATGGCAAAGAAGCGGCAATCCTCTCTGTCGCTAATATCGATTATCTGCGTTGTCAGACGGTGGATGATCCTGTCACGGTGGGTGAAATCGTTGTCGGTATGCAGCCGATGGCAGGCATGTTCCTGAATGTTCGTGCGACTGAGGGGGCATACAAAAAGGGGCAACCTGTGGCAGTCACTAACGGCCAAATTAAGGCGAGTGGTGATGGCGCTGTCGTTTTTGCCTATGTTGAAGAAGACAGCATCACCGCAAAAGCAGGTGATCTGGTTCGCGTGGTGTTTAAATAAGGAGAACTGAATGTTTTATTTTTCAACCAAAAAGGCTACCGAAACCGGAAACCTTGAGGCTAACCAAGCTCAGTTTAGTGAGCTGACACTGGCGCGTAACTCATCTGCTCAGGCGGTAGCTGATTTTATTTCTCGTGCCCGCTTTCGTGTTGAAGATGCCCCGCGCCTCGATGCGGTTAATGCTGTCGATGATATTCGCCGCTTATATCGGACGTATGACCAGACAGTATTGGCTGAATTTGAGCCGAATACAGAGTTCACGCTGCTCAATGACTTGATGCCACTATCGCGCTCTGTTCGTCTGGAAGAGTCAGTGTATGAGTATGCCCGAACAGGCGGTACGGGCTGGGCGCATACGTCAATGTCCGGCCAGATTGGTGCAGCTCTGGATGCACGTTCTTACAGCTTTGACGGTACGATGGTGCCAATTCACGATACGGGCTTTAAGTTCAATTGGCGCGATCCGGTATTTAACAAAGGCTCTGCGCTGGCTTCATTGTCTGATGCGCAGGCCGACTCAGTGAAAGTTGTTCGTCGTAAGTATCTCGACTTTATCTGGAATGGCTTCCGTGACAGTGAAGGCAATTTCATTAAGTTTGATGATAAGACGTGGAAAGGCTTGCGCGCTGATGAGCGTATCGCACAAGTCACGCTGAACGTCGATCACACCACGAGTACAGATGGTCAGGCAATGCGTAGTGAAGTTATGAA carries:
- a CDS encoding structural protein, whose translation is MSRGIRNHNPGNIRHGDKWQGLRAHQTDDDFCQFTAPAWGIRAMLKILRNYERKYDLNTIRQLISRWAPPNENDTENYINRVSGMTGIASDAVIDINHQETMTALVKAMIRMENGQQPYSDDVFTRAFELL
- a CDS encoding phage holin, lambda family; the protein is MTEKNTEFWAYAWDWIMINAPLIAGMLLAAVTAFTREKRDGAGWMASLAEAAICSFISIGIITALEYANLPLSLAQFFGVFIGFLGTKKIGAIIESVFIFLKNKFGVNR
- a CDS encoding DUF2213 domain-containing protein is translated as MKLSGIHVKSLALNSSNISAETIDGDVHIVIRGVVPVVDDVVMNGGLYPAGEINKSYKSIEGKQMPLGHPSIDGQYVSADVPRAVNQFHVGAWAENVRKDGDRVVMDMKINRRYAESTEKGKALLQRLDDMMTNNNAEPIHVSTGLLLQREQNSGKSKGKKYSWVARNMQFDHVAILPPDEPGAATPDDGVGIFVNSDGEKLEVETVNLSDASNCTKEGVIDKAKFFFTNASNFSFDDIYSALRDKLRATYPDDDYPYAESVWPDKFIYYHAGKTYRQKYLMNDDGTAELVGEPVEVVRKPTEYEEIKTNKEHDPMKDMIVNALKVAGKETEGKSDTELFAAYNALKEEEKKNQEDQNKGKKEEEEKAKQSASNSAEAPAWFKAFADKLTAIESGLTANADKEKADKRAAVKAKFWLDDTAVNALDGAALDGFYAQCHTSTGLNSSFTNNNSESFTSMPE
- a CDS encoding terminase: MKPEHLALLRDKLWRLNHLYWITNKEGHPVRFKMTPEQLEYFEGIHTRNIILKARQLGFTTEVCIIQLDAALFESAKCALIAHTLNDAKRLFREKVKYAYDRLPDEIKAANPASNDSAGELVFRKGGSLYVSTSFRGGTLRYLHVSEFGKICAKFPHKAREIVTGAFEAVSTDCFTTIESTAEGRAGYFFDYCQIAEKAQIQGKSLSNLDWKFFFFSWWKNPQYAIDPVESIPQRLVDYFAELSGKHGIALNERQKAWYLAKEKTLGDDMKREYPSIPTEAFQQSVEGAYYAKQFRYLYENKRIGEIPDNSHLPVHTFWDIGVGDSTAIWFVREVGDEFHVIDYYENSGEGLRHYMKVLKDKGYTYGEHWGPHDIDNREFGADAKSRRELAREGYEIDGQRYSLIFRVVPKVAVDTGIESVREILPKCVFDEEKCGEGISHLESYRKEWDDKRGCWKDKPLHDFTSHGADGFRYFAVAKNNRKSVGTFFF
- a CDS encoding anti-CBASS protein Acb1 family protein; translated protein: MSESKPELLVNSLADTIAQRMLYAAGGISGNTKRTNIYSEFGYPTRLTFREYYNAYERNAVAHAAVHRLLDGCWQDNPTIIDGEEKKESDVTSAWETKVTKLLKPFWSKIKDADRRNMIGHYSALLIQIRDSRTWSEPVDITVVSRLKEEALVNLIPVWESQLTVAEWDTDINSETYGQPKMFNFDERPVGQVEIQGPAKQLAIHPSRVITLCEGAESGDIFSGTPLLRAGYNKLLDIEKVSGGSSEGFLKNASRQIGVEFDKETDLHNITTAAIKAGYKDLGAALEDKISKLNRGTDSAAVMQAGKLNVLSVAPGDPTPTWEVTTREFCASVQVPFTILFGTQTGKLAGDKDDATWKVRLNGRRWGFLTQYVTQLITRLWEIGIIAPPSSGEVTIAWSDMLAASEQEKIDNMIKMAEAALKTQQAFGTPIFTPNEIRTVGELEPLEDEPEPQGAAGDPLTDDPDQNRNPDNTKE
- a CDS encoding DUF2570 domain-containing protein, translating into MKLKLLSAIAGVGLVGIIIHTINSVYAENGRLNQQNASLKQQNQRQQLITDNAYQSIRLFNDISRINSENRNRSAVDSEQTKTAIKTVVANHDCANRIVPDGVAIRLQQHANRIRSSATDTHSGTFAR
- a CDS encoding terminase small subunit; the encoded protein is MALTDKQEMFCREYLVDLNATQAAIRAGYSESTAAAQASRLLINVNIQSRLAELKSERNETVGINAAYVLKRLVEIDQMDVLDILTDGGELKAVRDWPKVWRTTLSGMEVLEVGSQDTAGLLKKIKWPDKVKNLELLGKHISVQAFRDQVKNEHDAVGKLSDMMDELSKG
- a CDS encoding phage minor head protein, coding for MTQTKIGTPIIPRNKRDPTQSYRPVNKMFRDIENRYQGIKAALRKLFDQRLMGRTIEGNAQRALVLHGDTLYQVNTGTFVYDMTAQQLADLLEIVQVILDDYLLAGGKDQLWAFSYVADEYQRGTLNAYTNLSAQSEIYAQQTTLSFLLSTPAYQNQVASAFISTYSDWTGISDAARADLSHVIAEAIARGVNPRETAAIISKRLDVSMGIAKNIAQTEQVGALRKAQWNETKWTNERLGLNTALLWLSALKPTTRQGHAARHGQIYTIEECEEFYSKNGNRYHCYCAQQPVVLDDNGKLYNTGLTERLTEERQAWQEPHLSE
- the lysC gene encoding Rz1-like lysis system protein LysC, producing the protein MGLLSGCSSTRTEYVPVPPIPIPAHLLADCLPPVIPDAMTWRDSLLLNEQLLTVIEQCNLDKQAIRAIDKNRLQPQE
- a CDS encoding major capsid protein, yielding MFYFSTKKATETGNLEANQAQFSELTLARNSSAQAVADFISRARFRVEDAPRLDAVNAVDDIRRLYRTYDQTVLAEFEPNTEFTLLNDLMPLSRSVRLEESVYEYARTGGTGWAHTSMSGQIGAALDARSYSFDGTMVPIHDTGFKFNWRDPVFNKGSALASLSDAQADSVKVVRRKYLDFIWNGFRDSEGNFIKFDDKTWKGLRADERIAQVTLNVDHTTSTDGQAMRSEVMKVRDVLKLQNYQYGAQTWYVSGEILSNWEKLYYDVNQTRTVLEEIKKITGISDIKEDFELKGNEIVIVPLGAGVIAPIVGQAFGTVADPRQFYNSDYVWRTWGAAGLMVKQDINGRFSVIHAKGK